In the genome of Photobacterium sp. TLY01, one region contains:
- the pfkB gene encoding 1-phosphofructokinase, with protein sequence MNTQATRNDTQPKVVAVNLNPALDLTGSLSVLEAGTVNLVERGSLHPAGKGVNVARVLAELGAAVTVTGLLGTENQDPFCELFSQYGIEDAFVRVQGASRINFKLVEASGRVSDINFPGVTVSQNDVAAMESKLFELAEQHEVFVIAGSLPAGLSPQVCAQWIKRLKAQGKKVLFDSSNQALKAGLTASPWLVKPNDEELSAWCGKPLETPAELKNVAEALYRQDIANVVVSLGAKGVMWLDESGWLHSQPPVMEVVSTVGAGDTLVAGLCWGYLNQWNKQETLAFATALSALAVTQVGVGVPDDALLNQTLESVQISNE encoded by the coding sequence TGCTGGAGGCCGGTACGGTCAATCTGGTCGAGCGCGGGTCTCTGCACCCGGCAGGAAAAGGGGTGAATGTCGCCCGTGTACTGGCCGAACTGGGCGCCGCTGTCACAGTGACCGGTTTACTGGGAACCGAAAATCAGGATCCGTTTTGTGAACTCTTCAGCCAGTACGGTATTGAAGATGCCTTTGTTCGTGTACAGGGCGCAAGCCGGATTAATTTCAAACTGGTCGAAGCCAGTGGTCGTGTCAGCGACATCAACTTTCCTGGTGTGACAGTCAGCCAGAATGATGTGGCCGCCATGGAGAGCAAACTGTTCGAGCTGGCCGAGCAGCATGAGGTGTTTGTGATTGCTGGCAGCCTGCCGGCGGGACTGAGTCCGCAAGTCTGTGCGCAATGGATTAAAAGACTAAAAGCACAGGGTAAAAAGGTGCTGTTTGACAGCAGTAATCAGGCATTAAAAGCTGGCCTGACTGCTTCGCCCTGGCTGGTGAAGCCCAATGACGAAGAGTTGTCTGCCTGGTGCGGCAAGCCGTTGGAAACACCGGCAGAGCTGAAAAACGTCGCAGAAGCGCTCTATCGCCAGGATATCGCAAATGTTGTGGTATCGCTGGGCGCGAAAGGCGTGATGTGGCTGGATGAGTCTGGCTGGCTGCACTCACAGCCGCCAGTTATGGAGGTTGTCAGCACCGTCGGCGCCGGGGATACCCTTGTGGCTGGCTTATGCTGGGGTTACCTCAATCAATGGAATAAACAAGAAACACTGGCGTTTGCGACGGCGTTGTCGGCACTGGCAGTGACCCAGGTCGGGGTCGGTGTACCCGATGACGCACTGCTAAATCAAACGTTGGAAAGTGTTCAGATCAGTAACGAGTAG
- a CDS encoding MFS transporter: protein MTHDNSRTPHRFHLTLIGLIAALMGIGQNGLLVSLPFLVEHSAFGLPTWSVVIAIGSFLFLPSAPFWGGFSDRNGPKVVVLQALAGMAVSFLLLLAFTGLSDRFSEQTYLWLAGLVVARIIYGCTVAGMVPASQHWAIILCGEGNRLQAITSVSIGLSTGRLIGPLLAMVSLQLHAYAPLMMMVAFPVIALLGAFWLPKPAFTPKADSEKTSPSGKPRKLPEMTLMPYLLTGLLLCATVALLQYSLSPLIGTITTWTTDAISQAIGLLLTLSASFTLLTQVLVIKKKKLDINTMYRLGGMALLIGFVFFLNTSFWVFTIAMVTSAIGAALLVPAYTSMATQTNPEKPGKIAGLISMSHTLGYGLASLLASTVVISPQLPVWVCIGFAVLIAGIAFTLRKEKEAVSVV, encoded by the coding sequence ATGACACACGATAACAGCCGTACACCACATCGCTTTCACTTGACCCTTATCGGACTCATTGCTGCCTTGATGGGTATCGGACAGAACGGTTTACTCGTGTCACTGCCCTTTCTTGTTGAACACTCCGCATTTGGCTTACCCACCTGGTCGGTGGTGATTGCGATTGGCAGTTTCCTGTTCCTGCCTTCGGCACCTTTCTGGGGTGGATTCAGTGACCGGAACGGCCCCAAAGTCGTTGTACTGCAAGCATTGGCTGGGATGGCGGTCAGCTTCCTGTTACTTCTGGCCTTTACCGGCCTGAGTGATAGATTCAGCGAACAAACCTACCTGTGGCTGGCCGGGTTGGTTGTCGCCCGAATTATTTACGGTTGTACCGTCGCTGGCATGGTGCCCGCCAGCCAGCACTGGGCGATAATACTGTGCGGCGAAGGCAACCGCCTGCAAGCCATTACGTCCGTCAGCATCGGGCTGAGCACAGGGCGGCTGATTGGCCCTTTACTGGCAATGGTCTCTTTACAACTGCACGCTTATGCGCCACTGATGATGATGGTCGCATTTCCAGTGATTGCCTTGCTGGGCGCTTTCTGGCTGCCCAAACCGGCCTTCACACCGAAAGCGGATTCAGAAAAAACATCGCCGTCAGGCAAGCCACGCAAGCTGCCGGAAATGACGCTGATGCCGTATTTGCTGACAGGTTTGCTGCTTTGCGCCACGGTGGCTTTGTTGCAGTACAGTTTGTCGCCGCTCATCGGAACAATCACGACATGGACCACAGATGCCATCAGCCAGGCCATTGGCTTGCTGCTGACCCTGAGCGCCTCCTTTACCCTGTTAACCCAGGTACTTGTAATCAAGAAGAAAAAGCTGGACATCAACACCATGTACCGGCTGGGCGGCATGGCTCTATTGATTGGTTTTGTGTTTTTCCTCAACACTTCATTTTGGGTTTTTACCATCGCCATGGTTACCTCTGCGATTGGCGCAGCTTTGCTGGTGCCCGCTTATACTTCCATGGCCACCCAAACCAATCCGGAAAAACCCGGCAAGATCGCCGGTTTGATCTCGATGTCACACACTCTGGGTTATGGTCTGGCGTCTCTGCTGGCGAGTACTGTGGTGATTTCGCCACAATTACCGGTTTGGGTCTGTATCGGTTTCGCGGTTTTAATTGCTGGGATTGCCTTTACCCTGCGGAAGGAAAAAGAGGCGGTGAGTGTGGTTTAA
- the fruA gene encoding PTS fructose transporter subunit IIBC, which translates to MKIAILTACPSGIANTVIAAGLMEQAVKALNWQAEIEAQSSIIPVTPLSQTAIEQADAVVVIADTPVDLTRFVGKKVYQGGMAECLADPNAFLQSAVSQATVLAKAEPIVAETASASAAQHIVAITACPTGVAHTFMAAEALEEEAKRQGYSIKVETRGSVGAKNQLTAEDISAADLVIIAADIEVDLSRFEGKRLYKTSTGAALKKTRQEIDHAFASASVFHGKASGAATVSAKEEKTGPYKHLMTGVSHMLPLVVAGGLAIALSFVFGIEAFKEEGTLAAALMQIGGGSAFALMVPVLAGYIAYSIADRPGLAPGLIGGMLASSTGAGFLGGIVAGFLAGYSAKLIAENVRLPSSMEALKPILIIPLLASLITGLVMIYIVGGPVSAAMNGLTEFLNNMGSTNAVLLGILLGCMMCFDLGGPVNKAAYTFGVGLLASQTYGPMAAVMAAGMVPALGMGLATFLAKRKFSLPEQEAGKASFVLGLCFISEGAIPFAARDPMRVIPSCMAGGALTGALSMLIGAKLMAPHGGLFVLFIPNAITPVLMYLVAIAAGTILTGATYAFLKRAEQAELVTA; encoded by the coding sequence ATGAAGATAGCAATACTGACCGCTTGCCCAAGCGGAATCGCAAACACGGTCATCGCGGCCGGTTTAATGGAACAGGCGGTGAAGGCACTGAACTGGCAGGCGGAGATTGAAGCCCAGTCCAGTATTATCCCGGTGACACCACTATCACAGACCGCCATTGAACAGGCAGATGCTGTGGTCGTGATTGCTGATACCCCGGTGGATCTGACCCGTTTTGTCGGTAAAAAAGTATATCAAGGCGGCATGGCTGAGTGTCTGGCTGATCCTAATGCCTTCCTGCAATCGGCAGTCTCGCAGGCCACTGTGCTGGCAAAGGCAGAGCCTATCGTTGCGGAGACCGCATCAGCTTCTGCGGCACAACACATTGTTGCCATTACGGCATGCCCGACAGGGGTCGCACACACTTTTATGGCCGCAGAAGCACTGGAAGAAGAAGCGAAGCGCCAGGGTTACAGCATCAAAGTCGAAACCCGTGGCTCGGTAGGAGCCAAAAACCAGCTGACGGCTGAAGATATTTCAGCGGCTGATTTGGTGATCATTGCTGCCGATATCGAAGTGGATCTGTCCCGTTTTGAAGGAAAACGACTGTATAAAACCAGTACAGGCGCTGCCTTGAAGAAAACCCGGCAGGAAATCGATCATGCTTTTGCTTCTGCTTCAGTGTTTCATGGCAAAGCATCCGGCGCGGCCACAGTGTCAGCCAAAGAAGAGAAAACCGGCCCATACAAGCATCTGATGACGGGTGTCTCGCACATGTTGCCATTGGTCGTCGCCGGTGGTCTGGCGATTGCGCTGTCGTTTGTGTTTGGTATCGAAGCGTTCAAAGAAGAGGGCACCTTAGCTGCGGCATTAATGCAGATTGGTGGCGGCTCGGCCTTTGCGCTGATGGTGCCTGTACTGGCGGGTTACATTGCTTACTCTATCGCGGATCGTCCGGGTCTGGCGCCGGGCTTAATTGGCGGCATGCTGGCCAGTTCAACCGGGGCTGGATTTCTGGGAGGGATCGTTGCTGGTTTTCTGGCCGGTTACAGTGCCAAGCTGATTGCCGAAAATGTGCGTTTACCGTCTTCGATGGAAGCGCTGAAACCCATTCTGATCATTCCGCTGCTCGCCAGCCTGATCACCGGACTGGTGATGATCTACATTGTTGGCGGTCCTGTGTCTGCGGCGATGAATGGCCTGACCGAATTTTTGAACAACATGGGTTCGACCAACGCTGTGCTGCTGGGCATTCTGTTGGGCTGTATGATGTGTTTTGACTTAGGTGGTCCGGTCAACAAAGCGGCCTATACCTTTGGTGTTGGTCTTCTGGCATCACAAACCTATGGTCCGATGGCGGCGGTGATGGCAGCTGGTATGGTACCGGCACTGGGTATGGGGCTGGCGACTTTCCTGGCTAAACGTAAGTTTTCACTACCAGAGCAGGAAGCAGGCAAAGCTTCTTTCGTACTGGGACTGTGCTTTATCTCAGAAGGGGCGATTCCATTTGCCGCTCGCGATCCTATGCGTGTGATTCCTAGCTGCATGGCTGGCGGCGCGTTAACCGGCGCATTGTCTATGTTGATTGGGGCAAAACTGATGGCACCACATGGTGGCCTGTTTGTGTTGTTTATTCCTAACGCGATTACACCTGTGCTGATGTATCTGGTGGCAATTGCGGCAGGAACGATTCTGACGGGTGCCACCTATGCGTTTCTGAAACGTGCCGAACAGGCGGAGCTGGTGACGGCATAA
- a CDS encoding pyruvate, water dikinase regulatory protein: MRRKSDFRDVFYVSDGTAITSETLGHAVLGQFNLEIRQTTLPFVESVERAQQVKEKIDEAYRVSGVEPLVFFSIVLPEVKAVINQCQAKLYDVLDALVQPLSKDLNMQPNAMLGRSHSISRDVASYQDRIAAIEYTLAHDDGISLNNLDQADIILLGVSRCGKTPTSLYLAMQFGIRAVNYPFIADDMHSLKLPKGIEPYRYKTYGLTIDTERLVTIRNERYANSQYASEGQCESELSKVEAMFRREAIPYLNTTSLSVEEISTRLLDISGLKRRMC, encoded by the coding sequence ATGCGCCGCAAATCTGATTTTCGTGATGTGTTTTACGTTTCTGACGGTACAGCGATTACATCTGAAACACTTGGGCACGCCGTGCTTGGTCAATTTAACCTTGAAATTCGCCAAACCACACTGCCTTTTGTTGAGTCGGTTGAACGTGCTCAGCAGGTCAAAGAAAAAATTGATGAAGCCTATCGGGTATCCGGTGTTGAGCCGCTGGTTTTTTTCTCCATCGTGTTGCCTGAAGTAAAAGCCGTGATTAATCAATGCCAGGCCAAATTGTATGATGTGCTCGACGCGCTGGTGCAGCCCCTCAGTAAAGATCTGAACATGCAGCCCAATGCCATGCTGGGTCGCTCACACAGCATCAGCCGTGATGTGGCCAGCTATCAGGACAGAATCGCAGCCATTGAATACACCCTGGCTCATGACGATGGAATATCCCTGAACAACCTGGATCAGGCCGATATTATCCTGCTTGGCGTATCAAGATGTGGCAAAACCCCCACCAGCCTGTATCTGGCAATGCAGTTTGGCATACGTGCAGTGAACTACCCCTTCATTGCCGACGACATGCACAGCCTGAAATTACCGAAGGGCATTGAGCCTTATCGTTACAAAACATACGGGTTAACGATAGATACAGAGCGCCTTGTCACCATACGTAATGAGCGCTATGCCAACAGCCAGTATGCCAGTGAGGGGCAATGTGAAAGTGAATTGTCAAAAGTCGAGGCCATGTTCCGACGCGAGGCAATTCCTTACCTCAACACGACGTCCCTGTCGGTTGAAGAAATTTCAACCCGCCTGCTGGATATCAGCGGATTGAAACGCCGGATGTGTTAA
- the fhuB gene encoding Fe(3+)-hydroxamate ABC transporter permease FhuB, whose product MSGLIAVIGYLLNLTVPYSQGLPLLWETLLNYDPTNYQHIIVNLTYLPRLVVAVLCGFSLAVAGAVMQFVLRNPIASPTTLGVASGAELGMVLGILLLPASLSIPSFFPAFLGGCLATALVFLLSAKRGFAPVHMVLAGMVISLFFGSVNTMLLLLHEQTLSSVFVWGAGTLNQNGWDTVTTLLPMTLLPLAALMVLQRPLASLQLGDGVATSLGINVKQIKVLCLGMAILMTASVVSEVGLIGFVGIVAPAIARLLGCRKLHQAILLSGVMGSLMLLLADLIIQPFSGVGGEMLPTGAMTALLGSPFLLWLLRRKTLQSELRARDESTAHYHQRDFKKTVLILSVFATLCLILAITVGQGQQGWTVAYTGAVWEYRFPRVAVALLAGMGLALAGTIIQRVTTNPMASPEVLGISSGAALALVIGALLGISVERHEQVMLGTAGALLVTAVIWLMGKKHQFAPTQTLLTGIALSAGLDAFLRIAMSSGQDNVRALLTWLSGSTYLVSAQDVTLLAIGVGGLLIVTLSLSRWIDLIGLGEVSATSVGLDCRRVRQFLLLLVAGLTTLCTIVIGPLSFVGLLAPHMARTLNQYTANRQLVVACLLGGCLMMVADWIGRNLWFPWQFPAGLLASVIGGGYFLYLMRK is encoded by the coding sequence ATGTCGGGCCTGATAGCCGTGATTGGCTATCTGCTCAATCTTACTGTGCCTTATTCGCAAGGGTTGCCGTTACTCTGGGAAACACTGCTCAATTACGATCCCACCAATTACCAGCACATTATTGTCAACCTAACGTATTTGCCTCGTCTGGTGGTTGCCGTGTTATGCGGCTTTTCACTGGCAGTTGCGGGGGCGGTTATGCAGTTTGTGTTGCGAAACCCTATTGCATCGCCAACGACCCTGGGGGTGGCCTCGGGTGCCGAACTGGGTATGGTACTGGGTATCCTGTTATTGCCGGCATCTTTATCAATACCGTCATTTTTTCCAGCGTTTCTGGGAGGATGTCTCGCTACGGCTCTGGTGTTTCTTTTGTCGGCTAAGCGGGGGTTTGCGCCTGTTCATATGGTGCTGGCGGGCATGGTGATCAGCCTGTTTTTCGGCTCAGTCAATACCATGCTGTTGCTGCTTCATGAGCAGACCTTGTCGTCTGTCTTTGTCTGGGGCGCAGGTACGCTGAATCAAAACGGGTGGGATACAGTGACGACTTTGCTGCCAATGACGCTCTTACCGCTGGCTGCATTAATGGTGTTGCAGCGCCCGTTGGCGTCTTTGCAACTGGGCGATGGCGTCGCCACGTCACTGGGTATAAATGTTAAACAAATCAAGGTTTTGTGTCTTGGCATGGCCATTTTGATGACGGCAAGCGTGGTTAGCGAAGTCGGGTTGATCGGTTTTGTCGGCATCGTGGCACCAGCCATTGCCCGCCTACTGGGTTGCCGTAAGTTGCATCAGGCTATTCTGCTCAGTGGTGTGATGGGTTCGCTGATGCTTCTGCTGGCAGATCTCATTATTCAGCCGTTCTCGGGTGTCGGCGGCGAGATGCTGCCAACGGGTGCGATGACCGCCTTGTTAGGCTCACCGTTTTTACTTTGGCTGCTGAGGCGAAAAACCTTACAGTCCGAGCTCAGAGCAAGGGATGAAAGTACTGCCCACTACCATCAGCGTGATTTCAAAAAGACCGTGCTGATCTTGTCTGTGTTTGCAACTTTATGTTTGATCCTGGCGATCACCGTGGGCCAGGGTCAGCAAGGCTGGACCGTGGCTTATACGGGGGCTGTCTGGGAGTACCGTTTCCCGCGGGTTGCCGTTGCTCTGCTTGCGGGTATGGGGCTGGCACTGGCAGGCACGATTATTCAGCGTGTAACAACCAATCCCATGGCAAGCCCTGAAGTGCTGGGTATCAGTTCCGGAGCCGCTCTGGCACTGGTTATTGGTGCATTGCTTGGTATTTCGGTTGAACGTCATGAACAAGTCATGCTGGGTACGGCGGGGGCGTTACTGGTCACCGCAGTGATCTGGCTGATGGGCAAGAAGCATCAGTTTGCACCGACTCAGACTTTGCTGACAGGTATTGCATTAAGTGCCGGTCTGGATGCTTTCCTGCGCATTGCAATGTCATCGGGGCAGGATAATGTCCGAGCTTTGCTGACCTGGCTATCCGGCTCAACTTATTTGGTTTCGGCTCAGGATGTCACTTTACTGGCTATCGGTGTCGGCGGGCTATTGATAGTCACTTTGTCGCTGAGCCGTTGGATTGATCTTATCGGCCTGGGGGAAGTCAGTGCAACCAGTGTTGGCCTGGATTGCCGGCGAGTCAGGCAGTTTTTGCTGTTACTGGTTGCAGGCTTGACGACGCTTTGCACTATTGTGATTGGTCCATTGAGTTTTGTCGGGTTACTCGCCCCGCATATGGCTCGCACCCTTAATCAGTACACAGCCAACCGGCAATTAGTTGTTGCCTGTCTACTGGGCGGTTGCCTGATGATGGTTGCCGATTGGATAGGGCGAAACCTATGGTTCCCATGGCAATTCCCAGCCGGCTTGCTCGCCTCTGTGATAGGCGGCGGCTACTTTTTGTATCTGATGCGAAAGTAA
- a CDS encoding ABC transporter ATP-binding protein: MYQLIDAAFDVDGKRILHPTSLAFEPQKVTTLLGHNGCGKSTLMKLLSRQNVPAAGHVLLKDQPVQQFDSKTFALNVAYLPQHPPVTDGVTVRELVCFGRYPWKGAFGRYSQIDYQLVEEAIERVGLSDFADRFVATLSGGERQRAWVAMLLAQQSQCILLDEPTSALDVAHQYELLHLIRELNLSLGLTVIMVLHDVNMAAKFSDHLIALHSGKVIAQGAPEEIMTPEVLKKIYGMELALFSHPQTGQPISYIP; this comes from the coding sequence ATGTATCAACTCATTGACGCTGCCTTTGATGTAGACGGAAAACGGATTCTTCATCCAACGTCACTGGCCTTCGAACCCCAAAAAGTCACGACTTTGCTCGGCCATAATGGTTGTGGCAAATCCACTCTGATGAAACTGCTCAGCAGGCAAAACGTACCTGCAGCCGGTCACGTTCTGCTCAAGGATCAGCCCGTTCAGCAGTTTGACAGCAAAACCTTTGCGCTCAATGTGGCTTATCTGCCTCAGCATCCGCCTGTGACAGATGGTGTGACAGTACGCGAACTGGTGTGTTTTGGCCGGTATCCCTGGAAAGGCGCATTTGGTCGTTACAGCCAGATCGATTATCAGTTGGTCGAAGAAGCGATTGAGCGGGTGGGGCTGAGCGACTTTGCTGATCGTTTTGTGGCTACCTTGTCTGGCGGTGAAAGACAGCGGGCCTGGGTCGCCATGTTGCTGGCGCAACAGAGTCAGTGCATTTTGCTGGATGAACCGACTTCTGCGCTGGATGTTGCCCATCAATATGAGTTACTGCATTTAATCAGGGAGTTGAACCTCAGCTTAGGCCTGACTGTCATCATGGTACTGCACGATGTCAATATGGCAGCCAAGTTCAGCGACCACTTAATCGCTTTGCATTCAGGCAAAGTGATCGCACAAGGGGCACCGGAAGAGATCATGACCCCTGAAGTTCTCAAGAAGATATACGGCATGGAACTGGCGCTGTTTTCACATCCGCAAACCGGCCAGCCGATCAGTTACATTCCATAG
- a CDS encoding iron-siderophore ABC transporter substrate-binding protein translates to MRKSIALLFTVLTFQSQAMTIKHELGETDFAEPPEKVVALDWALTETVLSLGVTPAGVADKDGYHSWVGEPALPDSAVNVGSRREPNLELLAEMKPDVILVSNHMSPVYQQLNAIAPTLVYTIYSDSKTPFANAVKVTQQLGKVLGKEQRAQSVIETVSARLKQNGDKVLASDAGQKPLMFIRFINDKTLRIHSEGSLTQDTITAMGLKNDWQEPTNMWGFTTAGIEKMAEHQNTNVMIFGPLKADERKLLTQSPLWQVMAFTRSDSVYELPAIWTFGGLVSAQRFSDFITQELTQH, encoded by the coding sequence GTGAGAAAGAGTATCGCATTGCTTTTTACCGTGCTGACTTTTCAGAGTCAGGCGATGACGATAAAGCATGAGTTAGGCGAAACAGATTTTGCTGAGCCGCCGGAAAAAGTGGTGGCACTGGACTGGGCGCTGACAGAAACCGTGCTGAGCCTGGGAGTGACACCTGCAGGTGTTGCGGATAAAGACGGTTACCATAGCTGGGTAGGTGAACCGGCATTGCCCGATTCAGCGGTTAATGTCGGCTCACGACGAGAGCCTAATCTGGAGTTGCTGGCAGAGATGAAACCGGATGTCATCCTCGTCAGCAATCACATGAGTCCTGTTTATCAGCAGTTAAATGCCATTGCGCCTACGCTGGTGTACACCATTTACAGCGATTCGAAAACACCGTTTGCCAATGCCGTAAAGGTGACTCAGCAGTTAGGGAAAGTGCTGGGCAAAGAGCAAAGGGCGCAATCTGTTATTGAGACCGTATCGGCTCGTCTCAAGCAAAACGGTGACAAAGTCCTTGCTTCTGATGCAGGACAAAAGCCTTTGATGTTCATTCGGTTTATCAATGATAAAACCCTGCGCATTCACAGTGAAGGTTCTCTGACTCAGGACACGATTACGGCGATGGGTTTGAAAAACGATTGGCAAGAGCCGACCAATATGTGGGGATTCACGACAGCCGGTATCGAAAAAATGGCTGAGCATCAAAACACGAATGTGATGATTTTCGGCCCGTTGAAAGCGGATGAGCGAAAGCTGCTGACCCAATCACCACTCTGGCAGGTCATGGCGTTTACCCGTTCGGATTCCGTATATGAACTGCCCGCGATCTGGACCTTTGGTGGTTTAGTCTCAGCGCAGCGCTTCAGCGATTTCATTACTCAAGAACTGACACAGCACTAA
- the ppsA gene encoding phosphoenolpyruvate synthase, translating to MQQNVVWYDALSMNDVDKVGGKNASLGEMVANLANAGVKVPNGYATTSYAFNQFLEANHLNDRIYDLLDTLDVDDVNALKQAGDTIRKWVYEAPLPAELEQDIRQCYKELGEGDDMLSVAVRSSATAEDLPDASFAGQQETFLNVRGIDSVIEAVKHVFASLFNDRAISYRVHQGFDHKGVALSAGIQRMVRSDKASSGVMFTLDTESGFDQVVFITSSVGLGEMVVQGAVNPDEFYVHKPTLVAGNPAVVRRTLGSKLQKMIYGEGKALGTQVVIQDTNATEQNSFSLTDDEVEALAKQAMIIEKHYGRPMDIEWAKDGITGELMIVQARPETVRSRDDANVMERFHLNGQGKSLVEGRAIGQRIGTGVVRVVNHLDQMDQVQAGDVLVADMTDPDWEPVMKKAAAIVTNRGGRTCHAAIIARELGIPAVVGCGNATELLRDGQTVTVSCAQGETGFIYEGELDFEIRRSEVDNLPELPLKVMMNVGNPDRAFDFACIPNEGVGLARLEFIINKMIGIHPKALLNYDAQSDELKAEIDRRIAGYSDPVEFYIQKLTEGISTLAAAFWPKRVIVRMSDFKSNEYRNLVGGVNFEPVEENPMIGFRGASRYVSPQFQDCFALECEAIKRVRNTMGLRNVEIMIPFVRTVSEAASVIDLLAKFDLRRGENGLKVIMMCELPSNAILAEEFLKYFDGFSIGSNDMTQLTLGLDRDSGEIAHMFDERNEAVKAMLSMAIKAARKAGKYVGICGQGPSDHEDLADWLMEQGIDSVSLNPDTVVETWLHLGKK from the coding sequence GTGCAACAGAATGTTGTTTGGTATGATGCTTTATCAATGAACGACGTTGATAAAGTTGGTGGTAAGAACGCATCGCTGGGCGAAATGGTCGCCAATCTTGCGAATGCTGGCGTGAAAGTACCTAACGGCTACGCAACAACATCTTATGCATTCAACCAGTTTCTGGAAGCCAATCACCTGAATGATCGGATTTACGATCTGCTGGATACGCTGGATGTCGATGATGTGAATGCGCTGAAGCAGGCTGGCGATACTATCCGTAAATGGGTGTATGAAGCGCCGCTGCCAGCTGAGCTGGAGCAGGACATTCGTCAGTGCTACAAGGAACTGGGTGAAGGCGATGACATGCTGTCTGTCGCTGTGCGCTCTTCTGCAACCGCTGAAGACCTGCCTGATGCCTCGTTCGCAGGTCAGCAGGAAACTTTCCTTAACGTTCGCGGTATCGATTCTGTCATCGAAGCCGTGAAACACGTATTTGCTTCTCTGTTTAACGACCGTGCTATTTCATACCGTGTTCATCAGGGCTTTGACCATAAAGGTGTTGCACTGTCAGCCGGTATTCAGCGTATGGTGCGCTCTGATAAAGCCTCTTCCGGTGTGATGTTTACACTGGATACTGAATCTGGCTTTGATCAGGTTGTGTTCATCACTTCTTCTGTCGGTCTGGGTGAAATGGTCGTGCAGGGCGCGGTTAACCCGGACGAATTCTACGTTCATAAACCGACTCTGGTTGCCGGTAATCCTGCCGTCGTTCGCCGTACGCTGGGCTCTAAGCTGCAGAAAATGATTTACGGTGAAGGGAAAGCACTGGGCACTCAAGTTGTGATTCAGGACACAAACGCGACAGAGCAAAACAGCTTCTCCCTGACAGATGACGAAGTCGAGGCACTGGCCAAGCAAGCCATGATCATCGAAAAACACTACGGTCGTCCGATGGACATCGAGTGGGCGAAAGACGGTATTACCGGTGAGCTGATGATTGTTCAGGCGCGTCCGGAAACTGTGCGTTCTCGCGATGATGCCAATGTGATGGAGCGTTTCCATCTGAACGGTCAGGGTAAATCTCTGGTTGAAGGTCGTGCGATTGGCCAGCGTATCGGTACCGGTGTGGTCCGTGTGGTGAATCATCTCGACCAGATGGATCAGGTACAGGCTGGCGATGTGCTGGTGGCTGACATGACAGACCCGGATTGGGAACCTGTGATGAAGAAAGCGGCTGCCATCGTGACCAACCGTGGCGGCCGTACCTGTCACGCGGCGATTATCGCCCGTGAGCTGGGCATTCCGGCTGTTGTCGGTTGTGGTAACGCCACTGAGCTGCTGAGAGACGGACAGACTGTGACGGTCTCCTGTGCGCAAGGCGAAACCGGCTTTATCTACGAAGGCGAACTGGATTTCGAAATCCGCCGCTCAGAAGTGGATAACCTGCCTGAACTGCCACTGAAAGTCATGATGAACGTGGGCAACCCGGATCGCGCATTCGACTTCGCCTGCATTCCAAACGAAGGTGTAGGTCTGGCGCGTCTGGAATTTATCATCAACAAGATGATCGGCATTCACCCGAAAGCGCTGCTGAACTATGATGCGCAATCGGACGAGCTGAAAGCGGAAATCGACCGTCGTATCGCAGGTTACTCCGACCCGGTTGAATTCTACATTCAGAAACTGACCGAAGGGATCTCAACTCTGGCTGCTGCCTTCTGGCCGAAACGTGTCATCGTGCGGATGTCAGACTTCAAATCGAACGAGTACCGCAATCTGGTTGGCGGTGTGAACTTCGAACCAGTTGAAGAAAACCCGATGATTGGTTTCCGTGGCGCATCTCGTTATGTGTCGCCTCAGTTCCAGGATTGTTTTGCACTGGAATGTGAAGCGATTAAACGTGTTCGCAACACCATGGGTCTGCGCAACGTCGAAATCATGATCCCGTTCGTACGTACCGTGAGTGAAGCAGCTTCTGTGATTGACCTGCTGGCGAAATTCGACCTGCGTCGCGGCGAGAATGGCCTCAAAGTCATCATGATGTGTGAGCTGCCATCGAACGCGATTCTGGCCGAAGAGTTCCTGAAGTACTTCGACGGCTTCTCCATCGGTTCCAACGACATGACACAGCTGACGCTGGGTCTGGACCGTGACTCCGGTGAAATCGCCCACATGTTTGATGAGCGCAACGAAGCGGTGAAAGCCATGCTGTCGATGGCGATTAAAGCAGCGCGTAAAGCCGGGAAATATGTCGGCATCTGTGGTCAGGGCCCATCTGACCATGAAGATCTGGCCGACTGGCTGATGGAGCAGGGTATCGATTCCGTATCCCTGAACCCGGACACAGTAGTTGAAACCTGGTTGCATCTGGGTAAGAAATAA